AACATAATAAGTAAAATCAGAAGGCACAGGATGCTGGAAAGggcaatttatataaaatatccagaaaggaatagcagaaaagaaaaaacagattgTTTCTGGGGAAATGGGAGTGATTGAAAATGGATattcaggctgaagagatggctcagccattaaagtctaggctcacaaccaaaaataaaaatggatattcattttttctttgctgTGACTAATATGGAATCAGATAAGTGTTCATTGTATATCTACATAAATACACTAGAACTGCAGCATTGTATATTCTTAGAAAGATCAATTTATTATTTGCAAATTATACATGAagaataactcacaaaaattatCTTTAACTTTTGCTGAACATGCAGCTTGTTATTTGTATACTAGGCAAGCAGATATTCACTTATTCTCAGTATATTCTCACATCAGTAGTCCTGTTATACACCTTAACTTCTCAGTCTAACTGCAAACATACACAGCCCACCTTCCTAGAATATCATACAgactaaaattcttttttttttctttttttttttttttttggtttttcgagacagggtttctctgtagctttggagcctatcctggaactagctcttgtagaccaggctggtctcgaactcacagagatccgcctgcctctgcctcccgagtgctgggattaaaggcgtgcgccaccaccgcccggctccagacTAAAATTCTTTTCTCACTTTTTGCTCATGTTAAAGGAATGAAACTATTATTATTCCTAACCTGGAtcattatatctttttttaaaaattttttttattaaaaatttctgcctcctcccccctcccatttaccccctttcccccttcactccccctccctctcctatccagagagcagtaagggttccctgccttccctgccctgtggtTAGTAGAAGTTCcaccccttccatccaggtccaggaaggtgagcattcaaacaggccagccccccccccccccaaagccagtatgtgtagtaggatccaaatccagtgtcattgtccttggcttctcagcagccctcattatctgccatgttcagggagtccggttttatcccatgctttttcagtcccagtccaactgggcttggtaagctccgaatagatcagccccaccatctcagtggatggggggacccctcgcagtccagacttccttgctcatgttttccctccttctgctcctcatttggaccttgggagcttagtgcGGTTAGagcttactacaaaagcctgtaagccacaaaattggaaaatgtaaaagaaatggacattttttttagataaataccacataccaaagttaaaccaggaccaggtgaacaatctaaatagtcctgttagtcacaaagaattagaaactgttatcaaaaacctccctaccaaaaaaagcccaggaccagatggtttcaatacaGAATGCTATCATTATATcttataatatgtaaataaaactgAGCAAATAGAAGTttagacaggaaatagaaaaaaaatcttctagaTTTCTACTCATCCTTGGTTTTAAAGCCTAACATGATTGCTAGGATTAGTTAATGGATAAAACTTGACCTTATCAGTTAAGGTGGAATTTATTTAATGGATAATCACAGAATTATATAACAACCAACAGTAAGATTATCATCCCCGAAGGTATACAAATTCTGAATATCTTCTAATAACGAAACCCCTGCCTAAGGAGATTTTCACTGTAGAATGGGACAGAAATACTTTATTCTTCTAACATAGTAAGATTTGAAAATTTGTCTGAAATTCAGTACCCATGTATGTTAATTATTTATGGCTTCTTTATCAATAAATTACTTATACCTTACTTTTTGATGACCATAAAGAATCCATTATGcaaaaaaactttttttcatgttttttttaatttaaaaatttccatctcctcccctcttcctcccccttccctccccacccctccacccatacctccctcccttcctctccaggccaaggagccatcagggttccctactctatgttaagtccaaggtcctccaagctgagaaggctcccacagagcccgtccatgcagaagaatcaaaacccagtgccattgtccttggcttctcagtcagcctccaccgtcgacCACATATTTATATGAtgtttgtataattttatcaGCTTGCAAACATATGGAAATACTAGAGGATTACGACGAAATGTACTGTTAttagaaaactgtatttattaacttggaagatttttattaaaatctttttttctaacTATAGAGACCTGGTTCTAGAATCTCTGAATAGCTACAGTATTATGGccaaattacatttataaataccATCTTGGGACAGTAAGATGACTCAACAGATAAAGGTTCTTGCTACCTAGCTTGATTTCCAGAACATACATGTTGAAATTAACCCTCTACATTGTCTCTGACATTGCATACTGTAACATGTACTCTCCtccatataagtaaaaataaaagaaataataaacacatttatcACTGTAAATTTACAATTTTGAGGTTATCTTATTTGCAGAAGGATAGAGACTGTCTTTATGTTTGTATTCaaaggttaataaagaaaccccTGAGCTTTTGGTTCTCCATTGTATTTCTTGGGAACCAGATTCTTATATTAGCATTGGCAATGTAGCAGGATCTAGAAGCATGAGAGATGGGCTTCTGCACATGCCTGTGAGAAATTATGTTAACTGAGATGGgacaccctccccccacacacacacacattgttggTGGCACCATTTCCTAAGACAAGGGATCCTAAACTATTGAAAAAGTGAAGAAAGACCTGAGCACGAGAAGACCTTCTGTAGGTTTCAGACTGTGAATGTAAAGTGAGCAGATCTCATGAGCCCTCTGCTTCAACTCAACTTCCCTGCTAACATGAACTATTACTGGAACTGTGGGCTAAGATGGACCTCGTCCCCTTCAAGTCGCTTTTGTTAGagtgtcacagtgacagaaaagaaaCCCAGATTTCTATTTATACGAGCAGATGCTGTGAAATAAAAGGCTTTTGTATGCTCCAGAAACTGGTTCTGAAACCATTAGATTTCATTTCTGGTTTCAATTAAATCAGTCACAGAAGAGTAGCATATACCAGACATCAAGTTTGAGAGGATTGAAGGTCTAGTTAAATATAACCAAGGAGTAGTGTTTTCACCAGGTTTTGGTATACTAACTGATAAGGTAATGAACTATAAATAACTGAGCCTCTGTGATTTGTCAGGCTTTTCTTCagtaaattttaatatgtatatacttaGATGATTTAGAAGATATCAGTCAACAGCAGCAACTTGCAATATGTATTTTATAGCTACCTTTGAATGAAAAGCAGAGTTGAAGTAAGTGCATTAAAGTCATctctttgattttactttttcagctttttcatttatattcttttttaattttttgcaccCAGCCCGCCCAACCTGCTCCTTCTAGTTCCCATCCTTCCACCCCTTCTAACCCCCACCCCGCCTCCTTTCCCAGTTTATCCAGGAATTTTTTTCTACTACTTTCTCAGGGAAACCCATGCATCCCTATTTGGGCCTACCTTGCTGTCTAGCcactctggggctgtggattgttaTCCTAATCTTACTTATAAGACACTCCTCCACAGctcgtgggagtgcaaacttaaaCAGGCGGAAAAAAGAATCAGtccacctcaagacccagctataccaatttTAGGCATGTACACAAGGGATGCATGATCATACCACAAGCAttcttgctcaactatgttcacagcattATTCATAAGAGCAGAACCCGCAAACTTTCTCAGCTTTGAGGGGTAgtggtgtttgttgttttttgttgaaGAATTTGCCAGAGCCTTTTCAAATCTAGTCACTTGTAGCATCAACGACTGTAAAGCAAATATAACATTAGCATGAATATTAACACAAATAAAAGTCCaagattttgtttacattttcctaGTTAGTACActacaaatattataaataaaatgctctgaaaacaaaaacaaaacatcctccttttcttccctctctttgcccTATTAAATTTTTCTGGGAAGTCAGAACAATATCACATATGCATGCCTTCTATGAAAAAACAGTGTGTCCATTACTGGTTAATGTATATCAGTTGTTGCAAGTGGCTTAGCAGAAGAGGTCCCAGGTGGCTTAAATCCATTCTCCTAACTCGGGATATGACTTTACACAAAGTCATGGCACAGGCAGCAAGAATCAAGTATATTTCGTTAAAGAACAGTATTTATTTCATGactaaaatgaaatcaaacaatTACGACAAATTGGGGAATTTAATGATTTTCCTATTTTAGATTTATAAATTgagattataaatttaaaatattctaaaagacaTTCATATTATTTATGATATAGTACCTTTTAAAGTTACAACATAAAATGGAACATCCCTTTAGTGGAACATCACTTTAGAACAAATGCTTATCTTCTAATCCCCTTAATAAGCTATTAATCTATCTTTATGAAGGTTTACAAGACctttgtctttaatattttatttattcctcctTAACAAAACTGAGAAGTTTCCTAAAGTTCAACGTAAATTTTTCGCTGAAGAATTCATAACGTATCTATGAGTAATCTCTGTCTAACTGACAGACTTATACTTGATCCATTTATTTGTACCACGAACTTCAAAAGGTGGATTGCGGTAGTAGATGTGATGAGCTAATTCTTCCAAAGTTGGTTCTGGATCAGTTGTAGCAAACTGGGCTGCTTCCTCAACTTCTTTTCTCACATCTGCATCGATCTCCTTCAACTCTTCAACGTTGCTGAGGTTGTTGTTTATCATTCTCTCTCGGAGAAGCATAATAGGGTCACTCTTACTTCGCATATTGTGAACTTCTTCTCGTGAACGGTAACTGACCCCCGGGTCACTCATACTGTGTCCATGATAACGGTAGGTCTGCAGTTCCATCAAAATGGGCCCCTTACCAGATCTGCAGTGATCAGCTGCAAACTTGGTCGCCTCCCGGACAGAGAGGATATCCATTCCATTCACCCTCAGTCCAGGGATAAAATTGCCTCTCTTGTGGTAATCAGTGCTGGCTGCTGCTCGCTCAACGGCCGTCCCCATTCCGTAGCGGTTATTCTCACAGATGAAGACACAAGGTAATTTCCACAAGGCCGATATATTGTAAGCTTCGGCTACCTGCCCCTGGTTAGCTGCACCGTCGCCATATAGAGCCAGGCAGACCTGACCATTTCCCAAGTATTTACAGGCGAAAGCGATACCGGCTCCCAGGGGTACCTGTGCCCCGACGATGCCATTGCCCCCGTAGAAGTGCTTGCCGTACATGTGCATCGAGCCTCCTTTGCCCTTGGCGCAGCCTCCTCGGCGTCCGGTCAGCTCGGCGAGAATGGATTTGACCGACAGCCCCCGCGTGTAGCACAAGCCATGAGCCCGGTAGGACGTGATGACATGATCCGTGGGATTGATCCCCGCCTCCAGCCCCACGCAGCAGGCTTCCTGACCGTCACACAGGTGACAGAAACCACGAATGAACTTCTGCTTGTACATCTGGTCAGACTTCAGCTCCATGCGCCGAATCACCTGCATGGTCCGGTAGTATTTGAGGGCCTCCTCTCGGGTGAGCACGGTGGACGTCGGAGGGCCCTCTTCCAGCCGGTACAGATCGCATTTCTTAATGTCGCAGGTGGCGTCGTTGGAGAAGTTCAGGGACGCCAGCACCCCTCTCATAGCCGGCTTCTGGGTCACTCCCGAAAACACGTGCGACACCACAGCGGCCAGCATCTTCCTCATGGAGAAACGCGAGGCACAAACGGTAGCGGCTCCAACGATCACTCCGCGGCTTCGAAGATGGTGGCCCAGCTTCTCTGACGCAAGAATAGCGCGACCCAATTACAGAGCCTGCGTCAGCGAACTAGAAGCCCCGCCCACGGGGGGCGGGTCCTCGGTGCCTTCCAACCACAAGATGGAGATCTCAGATATATTCGTCCTGGTTAACAACACCATTCTCACCCCACAGCAGCTGTTTATTCCCTGTACAACCCAATAAGAATCCTGACCGAGTGAGGACATAGCCCACTCTACTCGAGACCTCGGGTTCAGTCTCAGCACCCCTAAACTAGGACAGTAGCTGGGGCATAAATTCATGTGATCACAGACACTAGACAAGGAAGCTTGCAGGATCCAGACTTTAGTCTTATCCTCAGCCAACTTGATGCCTCTCTGGGAAatgtccctccccacccccatcccaaaaacaaagaagggaattcagatggaggaaggaaggtgaaGGTGGGCAAGACAGAGgcggggagaaaggaaggggatggGTAGAGGAccggacagagggagagacagaaagaaaagaaaatgccaaatgACATCATTCTTCTtctaactttgttttgtttcgtcttttgttttttgttttttgttttgtttttgagactgggtttctctgtattacagTCCTAGCTATCTTAGAACTCACTTTTTTGTAGACCAGTAAGTTGgttggctggcctcgaatttacagattcacctgcctctacctcacaagtgctcagagtaaaggcgtgtgccaccactgcctggcttaactttatgtttttaaaagaaagaaaaaaaacaccatcTTCACATATTTATTGAAAAGTATGTCCATATACATTGAGTACACAAGTACTCAATCACTAATATACAGCCTGATCACGGCCTGCCACTTGTTCCTGGTGCAGTGACGGTCttactattttctttctaatgatataaaaagttttgaattattttttgtgacttttttaaaGGTCCTTAGGAGGCAGATTAAAGTGTTTCTTCCTGCTCCTATTTCTTTGTACTTATTTTGGATCTTTATAATACATTTGGTAAGCCTACTCCATtccatactatttttattttaatgaagaaaaatgaagttgcAAATTATGTATAGCTTGTACTATTTAGATGCTaacttttcaaaataagtttACCCCTAAACTGTTTACAAGTTAATGCTCTTGAGAAAAATAAGACTTTTCTCCTCAGATTTCTATCACAGTGTTGAGGTCGCCAAAACTCAGCCTGAAAGAAGATATTAAACCTTTGTCTTCTATGGGCATTGGACATAGAATTGATTCTATTAGAAAGTTTGCAGAATGTCAGGCTCTTTACCATTGTGATAGTTCTGAATTCTGCCTGGATTTTAACGTATCTCCTGGCCATGCTTTTGTTGTCACTAAGGTGAGCAT
The genomic region above belongs to Arvicola amphibius chromosome 14, mArvAmp1.2, whole genome shotgun sequence and contains:
- the Pdha2 gene encoding pyruvate dehydrogenase E1 component subunit alpha, testis-specific form, mitochondrial isoform X2; amino-acid sequence: MRKMLAAVVSHVFSGVTQKPAMRGVLASLNFSNDATCDIKKCDLYRLEEGPPTSTVLTREEALKYYRTMQVIRRMELKSDQMYKQKFIRGFCHLCDGQEACCVGLEAGINPTDHVITSYRAHGLCYTRGLSVKSILAELTGRRGGCAKGKGGSMHMYGKHFYGGNGIVGAQGQVAEAYNISALWKLPCVFICENNRYGMGTAVERAAASTDYHKRGNFIPGLRVNGMDILSVREATKFAADHCRSGKGPILMELQTYRYHGHSMSDPGVSYRSREEVHNMRSKSDPIMLLRERMINNNLSNVEELKEIDADVRKEVEEAAQFATTDPEPTLEELAHHIYYRNPPFEVRGTNKWIKYKSVS
- the Pdha2 gene encoding pyruvate dehydrogenase E1 component subunit alpha, testis-specific form, mitochondrial isoform X1 — protein: MRKMLAAVVSHVFSGVTQKPAMRGVLASLNFSNDATCDIKKCDLYRLEEGPPTSTVLTREEALKYYRTMQVIRRMELKSDQMYKQKFIRGFCHLCDGQEACCVGLEAGINPTDHVITSYRAHGLCYTRGLSVKSILAELTGRRGGCAKGKGGSMHMYGKHFYGGNGIVGAQVPLGAGIAFACKYLGNGQVCLALYGDGAANQGQVAEAYNISALWKLPCVFICENNRYGMGTAVERAAASTDYHKRGNFIPGLRVNGMDILSVREATKFAADHCRSGKGPILMELQTYRYHGHSMSDPGVSYRSREEVHNMRSKSDPIMLLRERMINNNLSNVEELKEIDADVRKEVEEAAQFATTDPEPTLEELAHHIYYRNPPFEVRGTNKWIKYKSVS